Proteins encoded by one window of Cannabis sativa cultivar Pink pepper isolate KNU-18-1 chromosome 4, ASM2916894v1, whole genome shotgun sequence:
- the LOC115715074 gene encoding uncharacterized protein LOC115715074 — MGQVFNKIQGKDWKEKQIRKITDKVYTKLINQSERVSPTLTFEDLYIGVLLVFNDLNKRLPGPHFDPPSKDEVRAIIEECDMNLDGEINSEEFVKFIKRLTENTFITVSQGLILTLVVAPTVALATKRATEGVPGVGKVVQKIPNSIYASLITMAIVMFQKSQLDSDY, encoded by the exons ATGGGACAGGTGTTCAACAAAATTCAAG GTAAGGATTGGAAAGAAAAGCAAATAAGAAAGATAACTGATAAGGTTTATACAAAACTTATAAATCAATCGGAAAGGGTTTCGCCTACTCTTACCTTTGAAGATCTCTACATTGGAGTTCTTCTAGTCTTTAA TGACCTTAACAAGCGTTTGCCTGGCCCCCATTTCGATCCACCCTCCAAAGATGAGGTCCGAGCTATTATTGAG GAGTGTGATATGAACCTAGATGGAGAAATCAACAGTGAAGAATTTGTAAAATTCATAAAGCGGCTCACAGAAAACACATTCATCACAGTGAGTCAAGGACTGATATTGACATTGGTTGTGGCACCCACAGTGGCATTGGCCACAAAGAGGGCCACAGAAGGCGTCCCAGGCGTTGGAAAGGTTGTTCAGAAGATACCCAATTCCATTTACGCCTCTCTCATCACTATGGCCATAGTCATGTTCCAGAAATCACAGCTGGACTCAGATTATTAG
- the LOC115715075 gene encoding uncharacterized protein LOC115715075 encodes MENKQKLELMKDLRTHQVAVAELNALSSTRSVVYHKKGNLYFRTSIQKAMASEQKQVDEAKSQLQKLTSAA; translated from the exons ATGGAGAACAAGCAAAAACTGGAGCTGATGAAGGACCTGAGAACCCATCAAGTTGCCGTAGCAGAACTCAACGCTCTTTCTTCTACTCGG TCTGTTGTGTATCACAAGAAGGGCAACCTCTATTTTCGCACATCAATCCAAAAGGCAATGGCTTCAGAGCAAAAGCAAGTGGATGAAGCCAAATCTCAACTTCAAAAACTCACCTCTGCTGCTTGA
- the LOC115712346 gene encoding triacylglycerol lipase OBL1-like, translating into MECDKSFSDSYMLLNSKEVGLFDLIYIIYSSKVVKKKLLVDSSYKDEENLCRRWIIFVSIGAQKVLHALSVPMAMFGSAIEMGLNILSTNGNFFNLVLNFIRGKVVIPERGSASFKSVIANLEWRVRLDPSIKHGDPRYNAALSIMASKISYENQPFIQNVLTHNWKMEFLGFYDCWNDYQNKATTQAFIMRDKGEDHDTIVVAFRGTKPFDADAWSSDIDISWYEIKGVGKIHGGFMKALGLQKSKGFPKEVGFEKNKPFAYYEIRNKVKKLLEENDKAKLIVTGHSLGGALAAVFTAILSYHDEKWLLQRLEGVYTFGQPRVGDQTFCQFMEDKLVEHDIHYFRFVYGYDLVPRLPYDDDSLMFKHFGTCVYSNMHYLAKIVDEEPNKNYFSPVKVIPMMVNALGELVRSFTLPLWKGNEYKEGSLMRFMRIVGLLIPGIPAHCPQDYVNATRLITSPPHFLLPPKDKSQ; encoded by the exons atggagTGTGACAAGAGTTTTTCAGATAGCTATATGTTACTGAATTCAAAGGAAGTGGGTTTGtttgatttaatatatattatatattcgaGTAAAGTGGTGAAGAAGAAGTTATTGGTTGACTCGTCTTATAAAGACGAAGAAAATTTATGCCGGCGTTggattatttttgtatcaattGGAGCTCAGAAGGTTTTGCATGCTCTTTCCGTACCCATGGCCATGTTTGGCTCTGCCATTGAAATGGGTTTGAATATCTTGTCAACTAACGGCAACTTCTTTAATCTCGTTCTTAATTTTATTCGAG GAAAGGTAGTTATTCCAGAGAGAGGATCAGCAAGTTTCAAGTCGGTGATCGCAAATCTTGAGTGGCGAGTGAGGCTTGACCCTTCCATCAAACATGGAGATCCACGCTATAATGCAGCTCTCTCTATCATGGCTTCCAAGATCTCCTACGAGAATCAACCCTTCATCCAAAACGTTCTTACTCACAATTggaag ATGGAATTCCTGGGATTTTACGACTGTTGGAACG ATTATCAAAACAAAGCCACAACACAAGCCTTTATTATGAGAGACAAAGGTGAAGACCACGATACCATTGTGGTGGCCTTTAGAGGAACCAAACCATTCGACGCCGACGCATGGAGCTCTGACATAGACATATCATGGTACGAGATTAAAGGAGTAGGAAAAATCCACGGTGGCTTCATGAAAGCTCTAGGGTTACAAAAGAGTAAAGGTTTTCCTAAAGAGGTTGGTTTTGAAAAGAACAAACCCTTTGCTTACTACGAAATTAGAAATAAGGTAAAAAAGCTTTTGGAAGAAAACGACAAAGCCAAGTTGATTGTAACCGGACACAGCTTGGGTGGGGCCCTAGCTGCTGTGTTCACTGCTATTCTTTCTTATCATGATGAGAAATGGTTACTCCAGAGACTTGAAGGAGTGTACACCTTTGGTCAACCTAGGGTTGGAGACCAAACCTTTTGTCAGTTTATGGAAGATAAATTGGTGGAACATGATATTCATTACTTTAGATTCGTTTATGGTTACGATTTGGTCCCAAGGCTTCCTTATGATGATGATTCATTAATGTTTAAACATTTTGGCACGTGCGTTTATAGTAACATGCATTACCTAGCAAAG ATTGTAGATGAggaaccaaacaaaaattatttttcaccaGTGAAGGTGATACCAATGATGGTGAATGCATTAGGAGAATTGGTGAGAAGCTTCACTCTACCATTATGGAAGGGTAATGAATATAAAGAAGGGAGTTTGATGAGATTTATGAGGATAGTAGGTCTGCTTATTCCAGGAATACCAGCTCATTGTCCTCAAGATTATGTCAATGCAACACGCCTCATCACCTCCCCTCCTCACTTTCTCCTTCCACCCAAGGATAAATCTCAGTAG